Within Macaca nemestrina isolate mMacNem1 chromosome 12, mMacNem.hap1, whole genome shotgun sequence, the genomic segment CCCAGCAATGGTCCTTTGCCCTCGGCCTGCTGGGATGAGTTCAGTGCTCTCCAAGCTGGTCAGGATCCCAGTCAATAGGACCCAGGCTGTTGCTGGTGTAGTGAAGACGCACACGGGTCTGCATTTGAATCTCAGTTCCTCCACTTGCAGGGCACGGTGCTCACCTTTCTGGGGCTTGGGGATCCTTGTCTGCAAATAGCCACTCTGGTGGACTGTTCTAAAGTTAAATGAAGAATATGTACATTAATGTTATTCCAAAGGAGACACTTAAAaaatagtttgtgtgtgtgtgtgtgtgtgtgtgtgtgtgtgtgtatgttctcTCTTTGCTCTTCTCTGTCCTTCTGAAGGAAGCCAGCAGCTTATCAGGGAAAAGCGGGTGAAAGGGCAGGGAATCTGCAGGACTGATTTGTTGCCAAGTTGCACACAAGATGAGAGAAGACGCAGTCTTGTTTAGCAAAAGCCAGGCCTGCTGGCGCCTGGTTAGTGAAAGACCCTGGCTACCCTGCCGGCTCCATCTCCCCTCTGCTCCCCTTTGCTGCCCTCTAGGTTGTACTCCCTTCACCGTCCCGAGAATTTTCACTTTTGTATGCCAGGCCACCCTTCTGGAAGTGCTCCTACTGCTTCCAGTGTGAAAACTGAGCTGCACATGAAAGCTTCATAGAACAGGACCAGGGCCCAGGAGCTGGGCTGTCTCATTACTGGTTTGTTCCCATAGGCCACCTGCCCTGGAAGTCATTTGATTTCTTCTCACTCCCTCCACACTTAGCCCCAACCGCCTTTCTAAGCCCATCAAGTTTGCCCATACAGCACCCCTAGGAGGCGGACTGGGCCAGCCCTCCGCCCATAGCTTGTGTGTGCCTGGGGCAGGGTGCGAGGATCCTCTCGGGGTGGCTTTGCAGGATGTAGAGGGAATGTCAGTTTTCACCAGATGCCCacacttccttctttctttaccAGTTTCAGACTCAAAAACTAGATCATGTGTGCAGATGCTGAGGTTTGACCTCGGCTGAGGAAAACTCTGATGCAGACCCTTGGGCTTAGAAATTGTGCACTTGGAGTCATGCTTTCTTGCAACCCTCTTGCTGTTAGTATCATACCCTGACAGCCAGCTTCCCTGTTGCTCCCCAGAGGCCCTTGCTTAGGCCCCATGGGCCACCTACTCTCCACCGTGTTTAGCCCTCAGCCTGCTTTGAACCTCAGCTGTCTCATGCCACCTGCTCTTCCAAGTCAGATCTCTGCTTCCTGTCAATGAATGCATAGGTCCTTTCCACAAGGTAATCCATTTGAATTATGGTAGAAATCTCTGCAGACAAAATGCTCTAGTGGTGAGAATGTCGGTCTGTGGggatattttagaattttgtaaGGTGGAGATGGTGAGAATACATCTCTTTTAAAAGCTTACAAACCAGGGCAAGAAACCAGGGGAAGACTTGGGGGGGCTGGTGTCTACTTTGAACTGTTTTCCTTCCCAGCCAGAAGGAGTGCAGGCCTTCAGGGCCGaaacaccaccaggcctgctctgCTGAGGCTGTCGGATTACCTTCTGACCAACTACAGGAAGGGCGTGCGCCCCGTAAGGGACTGGAGGAAACCAACCACTGTGTCCATTGACGTCATTGTCTATGCTATCCTCAATGTGGTGAGGCTCAGCCCCGAACTGCACACAGGCAGACCTTTTGGGGGtgggagaaggccatgtgagaCAAGTCACCCCCTGTGCAGCTTGGTAGGCATTTGAGAACCCATAGGACCTATGGTCTGGCACCACAGCTGCCCACAGCTGGATGGATTACAGCACCACAGCTGCCCAAACCAGAAACCTGGGCTCACCCTGTGGCTGCTGCTCCCACACCCGTACAGTGAGGAAGCCACTTCCCACATGTGGTTCTTCATACACTGCGTAATGCTAACCATCTCTCTATGTAAGCTGTATGAGGATTAAGACTGTCCCATGCATCTCTATGCCCTCAGTGCCTTACAAACATCCCTGGTGCCTGGCAGGTGTCACTAAATGATTGTTGAAGAATCAGCCAACAGATCAATTATTCTCAATTCCTTCACCAACTATCACAGTAGGGTGGGGTGCACTGCTCAGAAGAGGCAGTCAGACATTGTGCAGAGATAAACAAGAAGGCAGTTGTAGAGATGCAGTGGCTCTGTGTTGGGGTTAGGTAGGCAGGACCTAACTTCACAGTCTCTGCTAATTTTAATCTACTAAAATTACTCTACTAAAATTAGTCAAcccgcctgactaatttttgtatttgtagtagaaacagggttttgccatgttagccaggcgggtctcgaacacctggcctcaagccatctgcctgcctaaacctcccaaattgctggggttacagatgtaaGACACTGCTCCTGgcattatatgtatatttgaagTTGAAACATAAATCATTGTtggcagagcatggtggctcatgcctgtaatcccagcactttgggaggctgaggtaggcagaccacttgaggccaggagttcaagaccagtctggccaacatagcgactgcatctctactaaaaaatgcaaaaattagtcaggtgtggtggcacgcacctgtagtcccagctactcgggaagctgaggtatgagaatcgctggaacctgggaggtggaggttgcaatgagctgagattatgccactgcaatccatcCTGCGCAACAGaacaagcaagactctgtctcaaaatcaatcaatcaatcaatcaatcattgTTGCTTCTTTCTGGGTGTGCCCTAGTGAACGACTAACTTTTCCTGTCTGGCCAGGGAGCTCCAGTCTATCTACTTTCCCCACCCCAGGCCCTGCTCTTCACTTTTACTTCCCAAAGCAATAGGGCAGAAGGAAGCCTCTCCTTTAGGGGCTGGCATGTGCGGGGTGGCCCTCCAGTCCACAGGGTTACTTGTTCAAGCTCCGTTTCCTTTCCCAGGATGAGAAGAATCAGGTGCTGACCACCTACATCTGGTACCGGCAGGTGAGCAGACCCGCCCCTCCCTGCCCCCGTTTCTTGGGATAGGGACCTATCCTCCTGGGAAGGAGTCAGGAGTTTCAGTGACCTTGGTGACGGAAGGTGAGGGGAGAGGCTCAGAGGCACCCTCAGCCTGAGATCCAGGAGTGTGGAATCTCCTCATCTCAGGTCTGAGAGTGGAAGGAGGCTTAAAGATAGTGGAGGAGAAACCCTCCAAATCCCCTCTGGCTTCTGAAGTTCTTCAGAGCACCCCAAACTATGGCTTGTTCAGCCTCTGTTGAAGGGAACTCACAAGGCAGCCACTTCACTCTCAGCCAGCACTATTTGCTAGACCATTCTTCCTTTTATTCAGCCAAATTGGACAGCAACCAAATTGGGTGATTGAAACAGGATGGTTCGTTCCAGCCACTTAGTCCTCACATCCTCGGCCATTTCCCCACTCTTTTAGCTTCTGATGGGCCTGGGTCAGCCCATGGTGTGTGGATGTGTCTGAGGCTTGGCAGGAATTCTGGCTTCGAGCTGGGGTGGGGTAGGAAAAGAGTGGTGGTCACTATCCACGAGTCCTGCTCCGGAAACCCCTGGGGCTGTTGGGGAGAAGTCAGAGCAGAGGGGAAACTAAAGTGGCTGAACACACCGAGGCAGGAGCATGAGGACAGCTGACAGAGGTCACGCCCAAGAGGCTCTGGGGACACACCTGGCATAAGTGGGTCTCTGTTATCCCTCCCCATGGCTTATGGCacatccatcaccaccaccaggcATGGGACAGGGCATGGGGTGGAAGAAGAAGCTAGAATGCTGATccctgagatactgctctgtccCTGCCTCACAGAGGGATCCCTTACTGCAGCACACAAAGGGAAGGGACCTGAACAAGCACAGGCAGACTGGAGCTCCTTTTCCAGGACATCCAGCCAAGCTCCCACCTCTGGAGCTCTAGGGCCACTTGTCTGCCCCAGTCGCTTGCATCAGCAGTGAGGGAATGGCAGTCTACATATACCAGCGACTGTGCTAAGAGACTGGAGTTAGAGACACAAACTAGATCAAGGCCCTGCCCACCATGAGCTCAAAGACGAGATACAGGTACTGACAACTGAAATGCAACAAGACAGCCACTCCAACATAGCAAGGACAAGGTGCTAACCATGGGAGCACAGAGGAGACACATGTCAACCAGCGTAGGGTGTGGGGGTCATGGACAATGTCCTGGAGAAGAGAGCAGACAGATGCCTTGGCTAAGTCCAGAAGGATGAGGAAAATGAACCTTGGTAAAGAAGATAGGGGAGAGGGAGCAGGGTATGCAGAGGGGTTCCAGCAGTGTTTCATTGCATATGGCTGCAGTGTAGAAGTCACAGAGAGGCATGGCCAAAACATGAGGCTAGAGAGATAGCGGAGGTCAGACTATATCAGCCTGTGTTGGCTGTGAAGTTTAACTTTACCCTAAAGGCAATGGGGCACCcctgaaggattttaagcaagGGAGTGACATGATCAAATTTACATTTTAGACTGGCCATCCTGGCATGAAAATGGAGAATACACTAATCAAAACTTAACAACAGCCATCCTCACCCTGTGAAGTAGATGTTATTTTCTCCATATAAATATGTTGAGGCCAAGATCCAAGAAGTCATTTGTCTGAGATTCTCAGCTGGCAGAGGGGGAACTCGCAGCATTCGAAATGACTGACTTCCTTCCTGGGGCAAAGCTGCATCTAGCTGAGTTATGTGTGGAGGCAGAGTGTGAATGAAGAGGTGAGGGGACTCTCAGTTACTGCTGAAGGATTTGGATGCCACTGACACCTGATTCTCCCAAAAAGATGCCCACCTGTTGCCTGGGCACTGAGGGTGAAGTCTGCCTGAGTTGCAGGCGACCCTCACTGGAGATGGAGAGGGCTGCCCGTGACCATCCCTGCTCCTCCCCTAGTACTGGACTGATGAGTTTCTTCAGTGGAACCCTGAGGACTTTGACAACATCACCAAGTTGTCCATCCCCACGGACAGCATCTGGGTCCCAGACATTCTCATCAATGAGTTGTGAGTACCATTACCAGTTGTGGGGTGGCTGGGAGGCTTAGGGGCTGGAGAAGCCCAGGGACAGAGAGACAAGATTGTCACTGTTGCATTTGAGATGACCCACCAGGAATTGCAAACTGTAGATAAAGCCGGCGTGAGTCCAAATTTCCTTTGTCTTCTCCCCCCacctttttctgttcttttctttttgaaaactcCTTGTTTTCTGTGCTTGTTGTTGAAATTCCGTACTTCGTAGTCCAAGGGCCCCTGCCACGGGGAAAGAAACCAGTGAATTAATTCACACTGAGTTATAATCACCTAACGGGACAGCTGCACTTCTAAAGGAGAcagtaaatgtttcttaaaaaaaaaaaaaaaaatggagcacttggctgggctcagtggctcatgcctgtaatcccagcactttgggaggctgaggcgggtggatcacctgaggtcagcagttcaagactagcctggccaacatggtgaaaccctgtctctactaaaaatacaaaaattagctgagcgtggtggtgagcacctgtaatcccagctactcgggagactgacagctactcaggagaatcgcttgaacctggggaggttgtggtgagctgagatcacaccatttcactccagcctgggtgacagagtgagactatcccaaaaataaaaatggagcaCGGATAGTGGCTGCTGCTTCTGGCCCCCAAAGGAGATTTGGAGCTGTGGGACACGCTCAGACCTCCCGGGTCACACATGCACCTGACAGGCCACAGATCGCTTCTCCAATACGAAGTGGGTACCACCAGGCTTTATTTCTGGCAGCCAAACACGGTCCCATTTGACCCCAGCCAACATTCCTTCTCCCCATCCTGCAGGTTCATTCAGGGCCCACTAACTGGGTTTCAGAATTCAAGGGCAGGGAAGATGGCTGAGGAGacagagggaaaagggaaggTGACCCCCAGCATTGTCCAACTCCAGGGGATGCCACTGACATTTTTCTAAGGGAGGCAGTTGACCTTGACCACACCCCATCCCCTGCATAGCTCAGGCTGGAGGATTCTCGGAAATGCTAGTTTCTGCTGGAGCTCCAGTTTCAACAATGAAGTGGCCTTAGTCTTGacttctcatccctcagcctgaACTCAGAGAAGGCTGAGGGCTTAGCACCCTGGGCTCAGCCCACGCCATGCCACAGTGGTCACTCAAGAGGGCCTACCACTTTGAGATCAGCTAAGAGAGTGGAATGAGGTCTTGTGGGGCTTTTCTGGCTTTCCCGAATTCGTATCCATTTCTTTAGCTCCTTTTCACCCAGAgatgattattttcatttcaaaggaCTCGTAGcggtgaaagcaaagagaagccAGAGTCAGGATGGAACACAAGATCCTGCTTTCACCAAGCTCCCTGGGAGCCAAGCTTTGCCCAGCTGGGGGCAGTGATGGGTTGGGGCTGCTGGGCACGCTCCCTACTGTCCATGGCTTTTGGGCCCATGGGTTTTCCTCCCTGCCTTGTGTGGCCAGGAGCCAGGGGAATAAAGGAGAAATGCCCATTACTGCTTGATAAGTAGCCTTGACAACAGCAGATCAGGAAGCCTAAGATAGGAAGATTGGAAAAACCGAGGCCAGACAAAACATCCAGGTTGTCCAGCTGCCTGTACCCTCCCCACACTTCATTCCCTACCCAGTTGTTCCAAGATCTTCAGGCCCCCAGGGCTTGACCTGCCTCTTGAGCTCCCAAACTGACCCCTTTTCCCTGGCCAGTGTGGATGTGGGGAAGTCTCCAAATATCCCATACGTGTATATTCGGCATCAAGGCGAAGTTCAGAACTACAAGCCCCTCCAAGTGGTGACTGCCTGTAGCCTCGACATCTACAACTTTCCCTTTGATGTCCAGAACTGCTCACTGACCTTCACCAGCTGGCTGCACACCAGTGAGTATGTGGGCTTCGCCAGggcaggggtggagggtgggagaccCCAGGGACACCTGAGCAAGGAGTGCTCCCCAGGGTGCCTTCTCGCATATCCAGCCTACTCACCACTTATTAACCCTCTgagcctctgcttcctcatcttCTACATGAGGTGAATCTGCTGCTCTTGCTGCTCCAACAGTAAGAGTTCACCACTTTTATCAGTAGAAATTTCATATAGCCCAGTGTATTTTTCCAGATCCTTCTCTACACAtttacattcacacatgcacgtgtgcatatatacacacacatacacatctatGGAAAGTACATGGAAATTGCTTTATGAGTTCTTATTTTACATTAATACAGCAGTATTCAATGAGAGTGTGAACTGACTGCAAGATGCTCAGTAAGGGACAATTTTTTCCAATATCTCCAACAGAATCTGGCACTAAGCATCTCTCAGATCCATTTATTTCCCTTCATCCCCATGCAAGCCACCCTCGTCTCCTGCCTCggtttctgcttcagcctcctaccTGGTTCCCCATGCATTCATGTCCCCCTTAATTCGTGATTCTCACAGAAGCCAGTGAGATTTTAGTAAAATGCAATCTGACCATGTCACTCAAAACCCCTCAATGGGAGCCCAGGTACCTTGGAACACAATACACCCTCTTGAACTGATTCTGCCACAGCCCGCTGCTACAGGCTCATCTGCTCCCCTGAACTCCGCTCCCGCCCAATTGCCTTCCTTTCTAGCCCCAGCTCTCATATTCTTTCCCTTTATCACATGTTGTTTCCTCTCCTATGCTAACTGgccctttcctccctctcccatcCTGCCCCACACCTGCTCCCCCCAACCACACCTAGCCTGGCCAACCCCTCTACTTACCCTTCTGATGGCAGCGTAAGTTTCAGCTTCTCAGTTTCTCCTCTCATCCCCTAGACTAGTCCATCCCTGTTGCCCAATTTATGTCATCCTGGTCTTCTCCCCACCTCTGTCACCCTTGTAAGTGCTTGTTCAATGTGTACTTCTCTCCTAGATATAAACTTAGAAAGGggcagatgcagtggctcacaaatgtaggcccagcactttgggaggccaaggcaggaggattgcttcagcccaggagtttgaggccagtctgagcaacataatgagaccctataaaaataaaaagtaaaaaaacttgGAAAGGGCAGGGACAGGATTTCTTGCCTACCTTTAGAtccccagcacagggcctggcacagaggaagATTTTCAGCAAATGTTACCAAGCAGATGAATGCTAGCTAAGGGCTTGCTAGAGGGCTGGTGAAGTGTACACCACTCTGCTGCAAGAAGGCATctcccaggccgggcacggtggctcacgcctgtaattccagcactttgggaggccaaggtgggtgaatcacaaggtcaggagatcgagaccatcctggccaagatggtgaaaccccgtctctacgaaaaatacaaaaaattagccaggcacagtggcgggcgcctgtaatcccagctactcgggaggctgaggcaggagaatcacttgaactcagagggcggaggttgcagtgagccgaggttgcgccactgcactccagcctgggtgacagagtaagactctgtctcaaaaaaaaagaaaaaaaaaaggcattcccCACTTCTGTTTTGATGTATTCATTACCTTAAACTTAAGTTATGACAGTGATGCATGACCAGAACTACAGATAAGACTAACATCTCCTTCGACTTCTACCCTCAATCCCAAACTTCACCAACAAGAGTTAACCACTTTTATTAGTAGAAACTTCATCTAGAACAGCATATTTTTCCAAATCCTTCTctacacattcacatacacacatacacatctatGGAAAGTACATGGAAATTGCTTTATGAGTTTgtattttagataaatatatctatatatattattatatactaCTACTTGATTCTTTTTACTCAACAATAGGTCTTGGACATTTTTCAAAGTTCATGCATATTTAGGTCATCCTCAAAAATTTTAGCTGCTATAAAATAGCTCAGGATTTTGGAAGGCAGCTGTGCTCACCACTACCACCAATGCAAACATCTAATGATTTTGGTTGCATCCTAGCTTATTAAGCATTTTTATGATTGATGGATATTTCAGTATTTTCCAATGTTTTTCTGCAATGGATACTCCTGTCTTTCCCAGTGCATATGTCTCTGCTGCAGATGTTGAGAAGTGGAGTTGCAATCTATAAGTGAGGATTTTGCTTATTGTCTTAATTCACTTTTAAAGACAGGCAGTTCCATCAAGGCAAAGGTGAAGAATGTTGACTTCTGTTCATTTTTGCAATGGGTAATTCTAACAGGGAAACCTAGAAAGCTGTttggaaggggtgtgtgtgtgtgtttgtgtgtgtgtgtgtgaaagagagaaagcattTTCTAATGAATGGTTTGCATGGTTCTTTGCACCGTGTGTTTTCATTTAAGACTTCATGTGCCCTCAGTGCGGCCCTGTGAGAGAGGTATGATGAGTACCTTATTTTATAgctgaggacagcgaggctgaaGGTAATGTGCTGAGGCTGAGGTTGGGCCATCAGATATCAGCTCCCCTTGGTTGCTGCCCACCTGTGTCCCATGATCACAGGGTCTGGCAGGCTCTGGGAACTAGATTCCAAAGCTGGCTTGCTTTATTCTCTCTCAGTCCAGGACATCAACATCTCTTTGTGGCGCTTGCCAGAAAAGGTGAAATTCGACAAGAGTGTCTTCATGAACCAGGGAGAATGGGAGTTGCTGGGGGTGCTGCCCGACTTCCGGGAGTTCAGCATGGAAAGCAGTCACTGCTATGCAGAAATGAAGTTCTATGTGAGTGGGAGTGAATGTGGGTAAAATGGTGAATAAAGCTTCGCACCCAGGTAGACTTAAGGAGGCATGCTGGGAAGAACTTCTGTGCCTTTGTCCAACTCCAGGTTGCACACATCTGGAACTTCAGGGAAGTAGATGGGGAAACTCCGTGAATGTTCCTTACTTATTCTAAACAGCCATAAGCCTGGATTGAGAGACAGGGTATGGGGGTctgtctgttttcttctctgagtaATCCAGGCTGGAAGCCCCATAAAACAAGGAGTCTGAGCTTGTGGGGTGGTTCCTGGGAGCAGAGCCTGTGTGCCCCAGGCTTCCCACAAGCTCCTCTCCCGATCCCAGGTGGTCATCCGCCGGCGGCCCCTCTTCTATGTGGTCAGCCTGCTGCTGCCCAGCATCTTCCTCATGGTCATGGACATCGTGGGCTTCTACCTGCCCCCCAACAGTGGTGAGAGGGTCTCCTTCAAGATCACACTCCTCCTGGGCTACTCGGTCTTCCTGATCATCGTTTCTGACACGCTGCCAGCCACTGCCATTGGCACTCCTCTCATTGGTAAGGTCTCTCCTGGCAGCAGAGCTCAGTCTGGTGAGAAAcccaccccctcccacctcctgtATGTGTCTCTTGCCTCTGCCCTGGACTGCACAGGTGTCTACTTTGTGGTGTGCATGGCTCTGCTGGTGATAAGTTTGGCCGAGACCATCTTCATTGTGCGGCTGGTGCACAAGCAAGACCTGCAGCAGCCCGTGCCTGCCTGGCTGCGTCACCTTGTTCTGGAGAGGATCGCCTGGCTACTTTGTCTGCGGGAGCAGTCGACTTCCCAGAGGCCTCCAGCCACCTCCCAAGCCACCAAGACTGATGACTGCTCAggtgagaaacagaaaggaagagtCCATACGAGGGGCCGCTTCTGGCTTGGATGCTGTGGAAAGTTTCGGGAGGGTGTGGCCTGCCAAGGAGGTGCTGTACTGCACATGGCATCCCATGCCCTGCCTTATTGGGAGGGGCAGACTTCAGCCAAAGGTGTCAGTCCAGACCCTTTCTTCACTTACACAACCTCTCATCACCTTGGGTATTGACAGAGAGGGTAGGAATCCCAGAGGCTGAGCATGTCAGGAGCTGAGACCTCTGGGCTGAGAATGGCCTCTCTCTAGGAAGGACCCATGGGGGAAGTCAAATGGATGCCCCTTAGGCAATTATTTGTCTCCCTGCCTCAGACAGTTAAATACTGCCGCTAGGATTTCT encodes:
- the LOC105493577 gene encoding 5-hydroxytryptamine receptor 3A isoform X2; protein product: MLLWVQQALLALLLPTLLAQGEARRSAGLQGRNTTRPALLRLSDYLLTNYRKGVRPVRDWRKPTTVSIDVIVYAILNVDEKNQVLTTYIWYRQYWTDEFLQWNPEDFDNITKLSIPTDSIWVPDILINEFVDVGKSPNIPYVYIRHQGEVQNYKPLQVVTACSLDIYNFPFDVQNCSLTFTSWLHTIQDINISLWRLPEKVKFDKSVFMNQGEWELLGVLPDFREFSMESSHCYAEMKFYVVIRRRPLFYVVSLLLPSIFLMVMDIVGFYLPPNSGERVSFKITLLLGYSVFLIIVSDTLPATAIGTPLIGVYFVVCMALLVISLAETIFIVRLVHKQDLQQPVPAWLRHLVLERIAWLLCLREQSTSQRPPATSQATKTDDCSAMRNHCNHMGGPQDLEKNPRGRCSPPPPPREASLAVRGLLQELSSIRHFLEKRDEIREVARDWLRVGSVLDKLLFHIYLLAVLAYSITLVMLWSIWQYA
- the LOC105493577 gene encoding 5-hydroxytryptamine receptor 3A isoform X1, which produces MLLWVQQALLALLLPTLLAQGEARRSAGLQGRNTTRPALLRLSDYLLTNYRKGVRPVRDWRKPTTVSIDVIVYAILNVDEKNQVLTTYIWYRQYWTDEFLQWNPEDFDNITKLSIPTDSIWVPDILINEFVDVGKSPNIPYVYIRHQGEVQNYKPLQVVTACSLDIYNFPFDVQNCSLTFTSWLHTIQDINISLWRLPEKVKFDKSVFMNQGEWELLGVLPDFREFSMESSHCYAEMKFYVVIRRRPLFYVVSLLLPSIFLMVMDIVGFYLPPNSGERVSFKITLLLGYSVFLIIVSDTLPATAIGTPLIGKVSPGSRAQSGEKPTPSHLLYVSLASALDCTGVYFVVCMALLVISLAETIFIVRLVHKQDLQQPVPAWLRHLVLERIAWLLCLREQSTSQRPPATSQATKTDDCSAMRNHCNHMGGPQDLEKNPRGRCSPPPPPREASLAVRGLLQELSSIRHFLEKRDEIREVARDWLRVGSVLDKLLFHIYLLAVLAYSITLVMLWSIWQYA